The Lysobacter gummosus sequence TGGAAGAACTCATCGCCCGACTGGCGCAGAAGGCGCGCGCGGCCGGCATCCACCTGATCCTGGCGACCCAGCGCCCGTCGGTGGACGTCATCACCGGCCTGATCAAGGCCAATATCCCGACCCGCATCGCCTTCCAGGTGTCGAGCAAGATCGACTCGCGCACCATCCTCGACCAGTCCGGCGCCGAAACCCTGCTGGGCCACGGCGACATGCTGTACCTGCCGCCGGGCACCGCCATGCCCGAGCGCGTGCACGGCGCGTTCGTCTCGGACGAGGAAGTGCATCGCGTGGTCGAGCACCTCAAGCAGATCGGCGGCCGCCCGGATTACATCGAAGGCGTGCTCGACGAAGTGCAGACGATGGGCGACGGCACCGTGGTCGGCGCGACCGGCCTGCCGGAAACCGCCAGCAGCGGCGGCGACGAATCCGATCCGCTCTACGACGAAGCCGTGCGCATCGTCACCGAGACCCGCCGCGCCTCGATCTCGGGCGTGCAGCGGCGCCTGAAGATCGGCTACAACCGCGCCGCGCGCCTGATCGAGGCGATGGAAGCGGCCGGCATCGTGACCCCGCCGGAGCACAACGGCGATCGCAGCGTGCTTGCGCCGCCGCCGCCGAAGTAACTGCGGCGGCGTACGCAAGCGCGCCGGCCGCAGCCGGCGCCCCGCAAGCGTTCAAGGCCGCAGCGCTGGGATATATCGGCCTCGGATGGTGCGGCGGTATTAACCGCTGCGGTTGGCTCCACCCCACGTCGATACCGTGTTCAGGATTCCCTGCGCACACTGCCGCCATCGTTTTATCAGGAGCTTGCCGTGAACCGTCTCGTCCGCCACGCCGCCATCGCGCTCTCGCTGTCCACGGCCCTGTTCGCCGGTGCCGCCGTCGCCGGCGCGCGCGACGACCTGGGCGCGTTCACCCGCGGCCTCAAGGGCCTGGACGGCCAGTTCGCCCAGCAGGTGTTCGACACCAACGGCAAGCTGAAGGAATCCTCGACCGGCCAGGTCGCGCTGTCGGCGCCGCGGCTGTTCCGCTGGGAGTACGTCAAGCCGTACCCGCAACTGATCGTCGCCGATGGCAAGAAGGTGTGGGTGTACGAGCCCGACCTGCAGCAAGTCAGCGTGCGTCCGCAGGGCGCGGAAGAGCAGAACAGCCCGCTGGCGGCGCTGATCGACCCGGGCAAGCTCGACAGCATGTTCGTGGTCAAGGACGCCGGCAGCAACGGCGGCCTCAACTGGCTGACCCTGGAACCGAAGAACCAGGGCGAGGCGAGCTTCCGCAATGCCAAGCTGGGCTTCGACGCCGCCGGCCTGAGCAAGATGGAAATCGTCGATGCGCTCGGGCAGAAGACCGAAATCAGCTTCAGCGGCTGGAAGCGCAATCCCAGCTTCCCGGCCAGCACGTTCAAGTACGCGCCGGGCAAGGGCGTGGACGTGATCGGCGAGGGTTGATGCCGGCTTGAAATCGCGGCGAATTGCTGCGTGTGGCGTTTGAATTTCGATAACACAGCGCAGCACGCGCTACGTCCGCGGCGAGGCAGCGACGGACGCGGATTAAACCGCGTCTACAACGGCTTTTCGTAGCGGATCGTAGTCAGGCCGCTGTTCCATTCTTCATCCGGATAGCGCGCGACTTCGCGATAACCCAGGGCGAGGTACAGCGCCTGGCTGCCGGTGTTGAAGGTATCCGTTTCTAGGCTGGCGAGCGTCAGGCCTTCGGCGCGCATCGCCGTTTCCAGCGTATCCATCAACGCCCGCGCGACGCCGCGCCGGCGGCCGCGCGCGGCGACGTGCAGGGCATCGACGAAGCCGCCGTCGCGATGGGCGAAGCCCAGCACTTCGCCGTCGATCTGCGCGACCACGAAACGCGGCCATTGCGCGGCGACGAAACGTTCCGCGACCTGCCGCTCGTGGTAATCGGCGATGGCTTGCGCGGTGAGTTGCTCGCGCCATGTGTCGGCAAAGGTTTCCGCGAGCAGCGCCAGCAGCGCGGTGCGATCTTCGGCGGCGGCGGGGCGGATCAGTACGGCGGCGGGCGCTGGGTTCATTGGGGGAGGCGTGTTGGAACGGGCAGGGCTGCGAGCGCAGCCGATGCAATGGCGCGGCGCCGAGGCAGTATCGCCGGCCGCACCACTGCGGATGTAGCGATCCTTTGGCGGTTGCGCGGCCGCCGCGCGGCGTTCGGTCGCCGATCGATCAAGTCCCCGCCGGCAACTGCGCCGGAAACCAGTTCGCCCGCGCCAGCCACCCGGACAGGAAGCGATGCAGCAGCGGATGGTTCGCGGCCAGGTTGTTGTAGTAGTTGATCCGGCCCTGGCGATACAGCGCGTACAGCCAGGCCTGATCGGCGTGCTGCATGGCGGCGAGCGTTTCCGGGCCGAAATGTCCGTCGGCGGCCAACGGCGGGCCGAGCAGGTTCTGCAGCAGCAAGATCGCGTGGACGCCTGCGTTGACGTAGAAATCGAACACGATCGCGGCCAGGTCCTGCGCGGCGATCGAGTCGCCGTAGATCGCGTCCCAGTACAGCGCCTTGTACAACACCGCGGCCTGCTCCGGGCTCAGGGCCTGCAGATTGGCCAGGGTCGGGGCGACGCCGAGCAAGGTCTGCGCGTGCGCCTGAAAGGTTTGCAGGGTGATGCCCATATTGGTCGCGCCGCCCGGATCGTAGGGGTCATCGACATAGCCGCCCTCGAAGATCAGCAGTTGCGGGAAGTAGTCGTTGAAGTCGGCCATCGCGGGTCTCCGGCAGGTGTGGGTGCGGCGGACGCGATCGTGTCCGCCGGATGATGGGAAAACGGGGATTGCGCGGTACAGCAGGGCCGCAAGGCCGCGCTGTTGAGGCAAACGCGGCCGCCCGGGCCTTGTGAGGCGCCCATGGCCGGGGCCGAGCTTGCCGCGATCGCGTCCGCACCGCCTTACCGCCGGCTGACGGTTTGCAAAATCCCGTTGGATCAAGCTGTTGCGGACGCGGGCGATTCGCCGCCGGCGCGATCTTGGTATCGTGGCGGTCGAAACTCAGACCGGAAATTCCCCGTAAGTGGCCCGTCGAACCGCCCCCTCGCAGGACTCGCGCGATCTGCTCAGCGTCGATAACGACGGCCTGCGTCCGCTGGCCGA is a genomic window containing:
- a CDS encoding GNAT family N-acetyltransferase, with the translated sequence MNPAPAAVLIRPAAAEDRTALLALLAETFADTWREQLTAQAIADYHERQVAERFVAAQWPRFVVAQIDGEVLGFAHRDGGFVDALHVAARGRRRGVARALMDTLETAMRAEGLTLASLETDTFNTGSQALYLALGYREVARYPDEEWNSGLTTIRYEKPL
- a CDS encoding glycoside hydrolase family 108 protein; the protein is MADFNDYFPQLLIFEGGYVDDPYDPGGATNMGITLQTFQAHAQTLLGVAPTLANLQALSPEQAAVLYKALYWDAIYGDSIAAQDLAAIVFDFYVNAGVHAILLLQNLLGPPLAADGHFGPETLAAMQHADQAWLYALYRQGRINYYNNLAANHPLLHRFLSGWLARANWFPAQLPAGT
- the lolA gene encoding outer membrane lipoprotein chaperone LolA, coding for MNRLVRHAAIALSLSTALFAGAAVAGARDDLGAFTRGLKGLDGQFAQQVFDTNGKLKESSTGQVALSAPRLFRWEYVKPYPQLIVADGKKVWVYEPDLQQVSVRPQGAEEQNSPLAALIDPGKLDSMFVVKDAGSNGGLNWLTLEPKNQGEASFRNAKLGFDAAGLSKMEIVDALGQKTEISFSGWKRNPSFPASTFKYAPGKGVDVIGEG